tatggtaaggagcagagaggagatacggttaggagcagagagaggagatacggttaggagcagagaggaggagatacggtaaggagcagagaggaggagatacggtaaggagcagagaggaggagatacgttaaggagcagagaggaggagatacggtaaggagcagagagaggacatATGGGAAGGAGCAAAGAGGAGATACGGtaaggagcagtgaggagatacggttaggagcagagaggaggagatacggctaggagcagtgaggagatacggtcaggagcagagaggaaatacggttaggagcagagagaggagatacggttaggagcagagaggaggagatacggttaggagcagtgaggagatacggtcaggagcagagaggagatacggttaggagcagagagaggagatacggttaggagcagagaggaggagatacggttaggagcagagaggagatacggttaggagcagagagaggagatacggttaggagcagagaggaggagatacggtaaggagcagagaggaggagatacggttaggagcagagaggaggagatacggTCAGGAGCAGAGAGTAGATACGGTCAGGAGCAGAGTGAAGATACGgttaggagcagagagaggagatacggttaggagcagagaggagatacggttaggagcagagaggagatacggttaggagcagagaggagatacggttaggagcagagaggagatacggttaggagcagagaggagatacggttaggagcagagaggagatacggttaggagcagagaggagatacggttaggagcagagaggagatacggtaaggagcagagaggaggagatacggtaaggagcagagaggaggagataaggtaaggagcagagagaggagataaggtaaggagcagagagaggagataaggtaaggagcagagaggaggagatacggttaggagcagagaggagatacggtcaggagcagagaggagatacggttaggagcagagaggaggagatacggtcaggagcagagagaggagatacggttaggagcagagagaggagatacggttaggagcagagagaagatacggttaggagcagagaggagatacgtaaggagcagagaggagatacGATCAGGAGCAGAGATATGGTTAGGATCAGAGAGGAGATACGgttaggagcagagaggagatacggttaggagcagtgaggaggagatagttgggagcagagaggagatacggttaggagcagagaggagatacggttaggagcagagaggaggagatacggttaggagcagagaggagatacggttaggagcagagaggaggagatacagttaggagcagagaggagatacGGTTAGGAGCAGAGGAGTTTCGAAGGGTAAgtaagaaacaaagaaagtaaAGCATTGCTACCAAAAACCAGCGATTTACTAATCAGCGTATGAATTTGTTTCTTCTCCCATTTATTAATCTGATGTTAACGTGAGGAATGAATGCTCTATCTAACCTGTCTCCGTTTGACGGCTTCAGCTCCAGTTTTGGTTTCTTCTTGGGCGTCTCCTTCTGGATGGAAGACGACTTATGGCTGCAGAGAGAAGCGAGACGGACGGATGAGCACCaggcaggaggagcagagacgcGGGGAGAGAGAGCCGAGGGAGCAGAAAGGAAGGAACAGGGGAGCGGGGaaggaggaataggaggaggagaaagagctTGGAAAGCAGAGGGGGGGAGCAGCAGTGGGGAAtacgaggagcaggaggaggtcagggaggAACAGAAGGAGAGCCGGGTCTCACCTCTGCTTCCATAGTCCTGGCTCCTGCTCCGGACTCAGACTCCCACTCAGTCtgtgaacaacaacaacgtcgTCAACAACACAAAAACCTCCCCCAACATGGCAACATTTGAGGCCGCGATGCAATTAAGACACCCGTCTGTCTGGAGGCTAGACCTACTCGCTCTGGAGTGGAACCCCCATAGGCTGCTGGCTATCTGGAGGCTAGACCTCTTGGCTATAGAGTGGGGTCCCCCATAGTCCCTGTAGGCTGCTGTCTGGAGGCTAGAGCTCCTGGCTCACGGGCCGGGTGACCCGTGGGCCGACCTACTTGTGGTGGGAGCTGCTGTGACGGTTGTGCGggtgttgctggtggtggtggggtcggGAGTGCTGGTCCTTATCaccgagggaggaggaggagttggaggagccAAAGCCCTTCCTCTGATCCTTGGTCTTCTGCAGCACGCGGCGGTACGACAGAGTACACAGCCAGCACAGCAGCTTACcgtccacctacacacacacacagagttacacacacacacacataggtgtTACGAGAGAGTACACTGCCAGCAGGGCAGCTTACcgtgcacctacacacacacatataggtgTTACGAGAGAGTACACTGCCAGCAGGGTAGCTTACcgtgcacctacacacacacacacacacacacatataggtgTTACGAGAGAGTACACTGCCAGCAGGGTAGCTTAccgtgcacccacacacacacacacacacacagtctccccGCTGATCCACAGAGACTTTCAGGTGAGGCTGACAACAAGCAAATCATTCGGTCATAATTGGAGAAGCTACAAAGAACATTCCTGAAATTCCCAACTGCTTGATATTCAGCATTCAGCTCGaggcgtgtctgtgtgagtgtcacCAGGTAGGCGCGTACCTTTCTCCggccctcctccttcctgtcgAAGGCACACTGCTGCTTGCACTGCTCACAGGTCTGCGGTGGGCCGTACTTCTTCTCTGAGTTGGTGCAGCGCTGGCACTTGGTGCCGATGAAGGCAGCGATGATGTTACAGTACTGGCAGGGCTTGGGCTGCAGGGGGACAAGGGGTTAGCAGGTCAGTACACAGCACGCCCCCATAGTAGGACGATCCCCCACTGAGGGATACCGTGCAGAACATGCATATAAACATTGCAGGCCAAGGCATTACAACATCTTTACACTCAGTACAACTACTTCATCATTAATAATGATTGATTAATAACAGCCCAATCAGAAGGGAGAACAGAATGTGGTTGGATGAAGACAAGAAGACCGCTCACCGTCCCAAACTGTTTCACATTCTGGGCGCATTTCTTGcagattgtgtttgttttactggGAAGAGAAAGGTAAAGTCAGTGAGACAGGTCCTAGGTGGTGCTGAAACGTTGTGAGAGAGCACTGCGCAGTGAGACAGTTCCTAGGTGGTTCTGAAACACAGAGCACTGTGATGTGAGACAGATCCTAGGAGGTGCTGAAACATGACCCACCTCTCCTGCTGGAACTCCGAGCGGCAGTACGTACACTTCACCATGGGGTGTGCGATGCGACACTCCTGGGGCcagaaacaaatacagataTTAAATACAGATACACAGGTATACACGCCGAACTAACAGAAGAATACAACTTATTATCAACTCCAACTGAGTCAGGTCTCACAACCTTAACCGACAGAAAAAAGGTTGAGATAAACAAGTGAAATGAACAATGTCtagactttttttttcatttcctgcGCTTTTAAAATGTGTCAtccttgcctttttaaaaggaaatTTGGATGGAATGCCACCCTATCTGTGActtgtatatctatatctaaatatcatGGACTTTGTGTTTATCGGAGATGACGCTCTTGTCTGAGTCAACAAGGACAATAAAGACTGCGTGGGGTTTTAAAGTTGATAAAGATAAATGGTACGTTTACTCATCCATATAGCAATATGGTAAAACACTCAATTGCAAATCGCTTAAGTAACTCGTTATTACGAGTATGTGACCGCTGTCGAAGAGTTGATCTGTGTTCGGATCAAGCTCTCAACATGTTGCTCATCCATAGCATTAAAGCTTACATTACATAAGACCCAAGCGGGCCAGTGCCTGCATGTTGCATCTCAAGGCTCGGTCGTCAGTCTGTTTCTATTTACATTTTCTTCAAAGCCACTAGCTGGGACTGGACCACCAccagccacccacacacacacacactgaacacccaCCTTGCAGAGCTGCTGGCCCTGGGACAGCTCCTCGAAGGGGTACCGCTGGTTACACTTGGTGCAGGCGTACAGAGCCGTGGTGGCCATGCTCTCAGCGGACAGGTCAGCTGGATCCCCtggacgctgctgctgctgctgctttgctCGGCGCTCTGCCTGGCGGCTAGCGATAGCAGATAACCTCCGCTAGCTGGCTAACTCGTTAGCAGAATGTAGCCCTGGAGGTAGCCTGAGATTAGCTTTAGCAGGCTGGGTACCAGGCGAAGAACAATAAACTCAGAACATCAACAGCCTCTCCTTGCGGACGTGGAGGCGGAGTGATTATCAGCGGATATCGATCACTAGCGATCGATCGGGTCGGGAGGTGGGGCTGGTCGGCCGGGATCAAGAGGGTCTTTTTACAAGTTTCCTCGGTTCTAGTCAAGAGAAATGTATTTTCctgttttccttctctcttttttgTATCGGCGATGTCGTCATGTCCCCGGATGTGGCCAAGCGGATGTTGGCACCGACTGCGGAAGAAAAGACGGCCAATCGCGAAGCGGCATCCAAGCGCGGTTCCACGTTTTAAAAAAACTCAGCCAATTACAGATCGGCGGGTTTGGAGACGCACCTTAGGGTGCCACTTTTTCAAAACAATTCCTTTGTGATTAAAATACCGGTGGGGTGTGATTATTAATAACCCAGGGACATAAGACAATCCAATAGAAGCCGCACGGCCCTTCTGTCACTGATCCAAACATCACAGCTCATTGTTCTCCTGAGGTCTGCCGGGCCGGCGTCACGCGAGGACACAGGGcagccaaacaaacacatcatgACATCACGGACATGCAAAGGTTGTTCTCCTCGCATGCCCCCATTCTAAAACGTAACGTCTAATTATGACATCACAATGAACAAAAGTAAAGCACAATACGATGAACACAAGTGTGCgataatattgtaatattcaCCCCATTCCATACATCGTTGCCTATGAAGAGCATACACAGACCACTGTTGGTAGACACATGAGCAGTCTTTTGGTGAGCTGGACATCGTAACTAGACTTAATAAGAGATGCGAAGAGGTCATGGCGCCACTTTATTACGGGATGGATCACAATATCTGGTTCATCAATCACAAACTGTAACAGTGACCTCCGTCCCATTCTAGGTTCCACGTGTACATAAAAAGGCACTAAATCGTATCTCTAGATCTGGTAATGTCCTGAAACTCACACCTGAAGTACTCACTATGCAGACAAGTCATACAATGGTTGGGCACCTTGTTAAATCGCTGATTGTGCACCTGGTTTCCTTGTTAAATCACTAGTTACACACCTGGTTAAATCACTGGTTGCACACCTTGTTAAATCACTGGTTATACACCTGGTTAAATCACTGGTTGGGCACCTGGTTAAATCACTGAAGCGGAACGCAGACAGTGTTAAAAAAGGCACAGATGTCTCCTCCCATTAGTTATGGCAAACAACCTCTCAAAACATTATTGTTCTTAGTGTATAATCTATGTTGTCTCGTTTTAAAAACAATAACTCCCATGTAACACAAAAAGTTTGGCCCAAAGGTCATCTCTCGCCGGTTGGATGAAATCACGAACACACATATTGACTCAACTTACAACAAGCTGAGAAAGCGTGAAAACATGTCCTTCATAAAGTAGAATAGTGTTGTTACGTGTTAAGTTTGAAAAGTGAAAGGGTGTTAGTTTTCATTAAGAGGAATATCATAGTGTAGCTATTCTGTTACGCTCTAAACGTGTCTACGGTCAAACGTCGTATCGTTTTTGGTCACACTACTTAAGAGTTGAATCCAGTTCCTGGTTGAGTTTTGGTCGCGTTCCAGAGGACCCAGAGCCCTACCGGGATGTGGTTCAGTGTACAGCACACCTGCATGCGTCATGGCTGGCAAGTGAGCGTCTACGCAGACGCTGTGTCTACATTAAGCCCTTAGAGAGTGTATACAAGCCATACAATTCATTAATAACTTAGTTTAATAACCACTAGTGTTTCTAAGAGGATCAGTCCTTgcgtctgattggctgatatgaTGGAGCGTTCCCATTGGATGATGTCTCAACCCTGGAggttggggggcggggctacagcACCTCTGCTCTGGTCGCTAAATACGtctggcacagacacacacacacacacacgcacacatacatacagacagacgcacatacacacacacacacacacacacacacattctctctttGGTGCAGGGCGGTCGTTAGTGTAGAAGGTAGGGCCCGTGGTGAGTAGAGTCTTCTAGAAGGTAGGGCCCTTGGTGGGTAGAGTCTTCTAGAAGGTAGggcccgtggtgggtagagtctTCTAGAAGGTAGggcccgtggtgggtagagtctTCTAGAAGGTAGGGCCCTTGGTGAGTAGAGTCTTCTAGAAGGTAGggcccgtggtgggtagagtctTCTAGAAGGTAGGGCCCGTGGTAGGTAGTGTTCTAGAAGGTAGggcccgtggtgggtagagtctTCTAGAAGGTAGggcccgtggtgggtagagtctTCTAGAAGGTAGggcccgtggtgggtagagtctTCTAGAAGGTAGggcccgtggtgggtagagtctTCTAGAAGGTAGGGCCCTTGGTGGGTAGAGTCTTCTAGAAGGTAGGGCCCTTGGTGGGTAGAGTCTTCTAGAAGGTAGGGCCCTTGGTGGGTAGAGTCTTCTAGAAGGTAGGGCCCGTGTTGGGTAGAGTCTTCTAGAAGGTAGggcccgtggtgggtagagtctTCTAGAAGGTAGGGCCTGTGGTAGGTAGTGTTCTAGAAGGTAGGGCCCGTGGTAGGTAGTGTTCTAGAAGGTAGGGCCCGTGGTAGGTAGTGTTCTAGAAGGTAGGGCCCGTGGTAGGTAGTGTTCTAGAAGGTAGGACCGGTGGTAGGTCCGACCCTGAGGAGCTAAGGATGTGTAGAAGCCGGTAGAATATTGGTGACAGCAGGGTCTCTTCTAGAGGGAAGGATATTCTAGAAGGTAGGGTCTCCTAGAAGGTAGAGTCTTCTGGAAGGTAGGGTTCTAGAAGGTAGGGTCTCCTAGAAGGTAGGGTTCTAGAAGGTAGGGTTCTAGAAGGTAGGGTCTCCTAGAAGGTAGGGTTCTAGAAGGTAGGGTTCTAGAAGGTAGGGTTCTAGAAGGTAGGGTCTCCTAGAAGGTAGGGTCTCCTAGAAGGTAGGGTTCTAGAAGGTAGGGTCTTTTTTCTAGAAGGTAGGGTTCTGGAAGGTAGGGTTCTGGAAGGTAGGGTTCTAGAAGGTAGGGTCTTCTAGAATGTAGAGTCTTCTAGAGGGTAGGGTTCTAGAAGGTAGGGTCTTCTAGAATGTAGAGTCTTCTAGAGGGTAGGGTTCTAGAAGGTAGGGTCTTCTAGAATGTAGAGTCTTCTAGAGGGTAGTGTCTTTCTTCTAGAAGGTAGGGTCTCCTAAAAGGTAGTATTCTAGAAGGTAGGATATTCTAGGCAGTAGGATGTTCTAGAAGGTAGGGTCTTTCTTCTGGAGGGTAGGGTCTCCTAGGCGGTAGGATTCTAGGAGGTAGGGTTCTAGAAGGTAGATAGATTCTCCTAGACGGTAGGATATTGTAGGTAGTAGGGTGCGCTAGAAGgtagggtgctggaggaggtggaggtcagacGAAGGTCTGGACGGGGGggtggagcaggttggggtgggggggggggggggggggggtcagacgaAGGTCTGGACGGGGGTGATGGAGCGGGTTGGGAGGGGAGTCAGACGAAGGTCTGGACGGGGGTGATGGAGCGGGTGGGGGACCCCGCCctctcggaggaggaggaggcggagcggtTGGTCACCTCCCtctgcagctcctccacccgCCGCTGGAGCTCCGCCCGCCGGGCCAGCAGCTCCTTGTAGCGCTGGTGCACCGGctcctgcacacgcacacacacgcacacgcacacgcacacgcacacacgtcacaTTAGGTAGGCCTACGTCACATCCTCCACACCAGATAGTGCCATGTGCGTTACCATGGCAAAATACTAAGAAGGAACAAAGTTCCTCTATTGTCTTACAGCCTACTCATGATCACATGACCAACACACATGTAGGAATGcctaaatatatacacaaactgtataataaatacaaaaatgtacacacacacacacacacacacacacacacacacacacacacacacacacacacacacacacacacacacacacacacacacacacacacacacacacacacacacactcactctctggaCGTTATTCAGACCTCTGCTCCAGAAAGGGTGGACCTGACCCAAGCACCACCCACCTGTGGCCTCATGCGGGGGTTCCAGCGGACGTAGTACCCCACCCAGAGCTCCAGGTGGCGCAGGCTGACCACGGGGAACAGGACGTGGTTGGAGTAGTTGACGTAGAGCGGGTTGCTGAAGTCCTCCAGCTGGCTGTTGATGAACGACCACAGGGACATGCTCCTCTTGGGGAGCTCCTGCAGAACCACCACCAGCGGTTAGGAACCACACAGCAGTGAGGAACCACCAGCGGTTAGGAACCACACGCAGTGAGGAACCACACGCAGTGAGGAACCACACGCAGTGAGGAACCACACGCAGTGAGGAACCACAAGCAGCAGTGAGGAACCACACGCATCAGTGAGGAACCACACGCAGTGAGGAACCACACGCAGTGAGGAACCACACGCATCAGTGAGGAACCACATGCATCAGTGAGGAACCACCAGCAGTGAGGAACCACCAGCAGTGAGGAACCACACGCAGTGAGGAACCATCTTCAGCAGTGAGGAACCACACGCAGTGAGGAACCACCTTCAGCAGTGAGGAACCACCTTCAGCAGTGAGGAACCATACGCATCAGTGAGGAACCACACGCAGTGAGGAACCACAAGCAGTGAGGAACCACACGCAGTGAGGAACCACAAGCAGTGAGGAACCACACGCAGTGAGGAACCACACGCAGTGAGGAACCACCTTCAGCAGTGAGGAACAAAAAGCAGCGTCGAGGAACCACGAGCAGCTGTTAGGAACCAGCAGTAGTGAGGAACCACATGCACTGGAAACTAAAGTCCAACTGGTGTCTTGTTCCCTGCCTGTTCCTGCTGACTTCCACAGGGTATAATAGAGTCAGTGTGATGCGTTTGTTTAGCTACGTACCATCCTGCTATGTTTTACCGTTCATTATGGTAGACCAGCTAAGGGGACACATGTCATTGTCACACAGACCACGTCCAGAATCAGCGCTATTAGTGTGAGCACCAATGTAGAGACACATGGTGGGATCtgccctcgtcctcctcccatctcagaccaggaggaccaggagtaTCTCACCTCCTTCACCCTCTGCTGCTCGCTGTTGCACAAGAAGGTCCCGAACAGCCCGCTGTAGAGGTGATCCAACATGGTGACCAGGAAGTTCTCGTTGAACTCAAACGCTGCTGGGAactggaaacaaacacacacgctttaACGTGGCCACACTTTAACATCGCTGCACACTTTAACATCACAACACTTTAACATCACTACACACTTTAACGGTCTGGTTCTTCATAGAGCACTAACAGAAGGTACGGTTCTTCATAGAGCACTAACAGAAGGTACGGTTCTTCATAGATCACTAACAGAAGCTACGGTCGGTTCTTCATAGAGCACTAACAGGAGGTACAGTCGGTTCTTCATAGAGCACTAACAGGAGGTAAGGTTCTTCATAGAGCACCAACAGGAGGTACGGTTCTTCATAGAGCACTAACAGGAGGTACGGTTCTTCATAGAGCACTAACAGGAGGTACGGTTCTTCATAGAGCCCTAACAGGAGGTAGGGTTCTTCATAGAGCACCAACAGGAGGTACGGTTCTTCATAGAGCACTAACAGGAGGTAGGGTTCTTCATAGAGCACTAACAGGAGGTAGGGTTCTTCATAGAGCACTAACAGGAGGTACGGTTCTTCATAGAGCACTAACAGGAGGTAGGGTTCTTCATAGAGCACTAACAGGAGGTAGGGTTCTTCATAGAGCCCTAACAGGAGGTAGGGTTCTTCATAGAGCCCTAACAGGAGGTAGGGTTCTTCATAGAGCACTAACAGGAGGTAGGGTTCTTCATAGAGCCCTAACAGGAGGTAGGGTTCTTCATAGAGCACTAACAGGAGGTAGGGTTCTTCATAGAGCCCTAACAGGTTGGTTCCTACCTGGCGGGTCATCTGCCAGACGCAGTCGATGAATTGGACGAAGACGGGCGAGCGGTCTGCGTCCGTGTGGTTCTTGTCGCCGTGGCCGATCCTctggacaggaaacaggaagtgggtTAGTGGGATTTTTGGTTTGTGCTTCATCCTAGTGAACATCAGAACCCACAGTATAGAGCGTaccaggtagggttagacagtacagagacaagaGGAGGAGCCTTTATAAGGAGTgtaccaggtaggggttagacagtacagagaggagggatgcgtaccaggtaggggttagacagtacagagacaggaggaggtgcataccaggtaggggttagacagtacagacaggagGGATGCGTaccaggtagggttagacagtacagagacaggaggaggtgcgtaccaggtaggggttagacagtacagagaggagggatgcgtaccaggtaggggttagacagtacagagacaggtggaggtgcgtgccaggtaggggttagacagtacagagacaggtggaggtgcgtaccaggtagggttagacagtacagagacaggtggaggtgcgtgccaggtagggttagacagtacagagaggagggatgcgtaccaggtagggttagacagtacagagacaggtggaggtgcgtgccaggtagggttagacagtacagagaggagggatgCGTACCAGCTGGAAGCGGTGTCCGAAGCTGAGCCACTCCTTCTCTAGGAGCACCTGGAAGCCGCGGGTGGTCCGGTAGAAGCCGTCCAGCATCAGcatggagagggaggtgagctGGGCGGTGCGGTCCCAGCCGTCGCTGCAGTGCACCACCACCGACGTCTTCCCCGACTCCACCTTGTCCGCGATCCTCAGAGCCCCCGCCATGatcagctacacacacacacacacacacacacacacacacacacacacacacacaggggtaaagacacacacacacacacacacacacacacacacacacaggggtaaatacacacacacacacacacacacacacaggggtaaagacacacacacacacacacacacacacagggaaatacacacacacacacacacacacacacacacacacaggggtaaagacacacacacacacacacacacacacacacacacacacacacacacacacacacacacacacacacaggggtaaagacacacacacacacacaggggtaaagacacacacacacacacacacaggattaaagacacacacacacacacacacacacacaggattaaagacacacacacacacacacacacacacacacacacacacaggggtaaagaaacacacatagacacacacacacacacacacacacacacacagggggagacacacacacacacacacacacacactcaggggtaaagacacacacacacacacacacacacacacacacacacacacacacacaggggtatagagacacacacaggggaacacacacacatacacaaacacacataggggcagacacacacgcacacacgggaaggcacacatacacacacacacacacacacacacacacagacaaaggggtatagagacacacacaggggaagacacacacaggggaacacacacacacacacgcatgcacacacacacacacacacacaggacgaaacacacaaacacacacaggggaagacatacacacaaacacattcaagtCACCTATCATTATAACATTGTCATATCTGAATCTCCAACATCTTCTCCTCTGGCCCGCCCACCTTGATGTGCTCCAGCCAATGGGTGGACTCCAGGTTGGACAGCCAATGGGGCTCCTCGATGTTGGGGTACACCACCTCCTTCAGCTTGCGGAGGGACTCCCTCATCACGTGGATGTTGTGGATGTCCAGGAAGACCAGCTCCGCGTTCTGGTAGGCGTCCTCGCTCTCGTAGCCCCCGCCCTTCATCTGGATAACATCATAAAATATCATATATAATACATCATTATATTCATATTAAACATCATtctttttaaaggggacatattacaccaccaggtgtgagtgtgattagccgttacaatctgttttttgtaaatgtgcagcttctgacatcacaggtgggcgtgtccacctagacgtaCGCTGCacagatcagtctaccagcctacccagtggactgtagaaaacgttgctcatctatccatcacacatctaggtggacacggccacctgtgatgtcactagaggcacattttcaaaacggcttgtaatggctaatcacactcacacctggtggtataatatgtcccctttaataggGTATAGCAAACAGGTTCACATCCTCTCTCCCTTAGCCCCCAACCTGCCTAGGGATGCTATATAGCTAGCCTACCTTAGCGCTACCTTGTCCGCAGCTAGCCTAGCACAGTGCTACATTGTCAGCAGCTATTCTAGCACAGCGCTACCTTGTTGGCAGCTAGCCCATCACAGCGCTACCTTGTCCGCAGCTGGCCTAGCACAGCGCTACCTTGTCAGCAGCTAACCTAGCACAGCGCTACATTGCCAGCAGCTAGCCTAGCACAGCGCTACCTTGTCAGCAGCTAGCGTAGCCTAGCACTACCTTGTTGGCAGCTAGCCTAGCACAGCGCTACCTTGTCGGcagctagcctagcctagcgctACCTTGTTGGcggctagcctagcctagcgctACCTTGTTGGcagctagcctagcctagcgctACCTTGTTAGCAGCGGCGTTGACGCTGGGCCGGGCGTCGAAGATGAACAGCTTGTGCGACTGGGCGTTGGCGTCCATGATGGCCTG
The Gadus morhua chromosome 7, gadMor3.0, whole genome shotgun sequence DNA segment above includes these coding regions:
- the fam76b gene encoding protein FAM76B isoform X4: MATTALYACTKCNQRYPFEELSQGQQLCKECRIAHPMVKCTYCRSEFQQESKTNTICKKCAQNVKQFGTPKPCQYCNIIAAFIGTKCQRCTNSEKKYGPPQTCEQCKQQCAFDRKEEGRRKVDGKLLCWLCTLSYRRVLQKTKDQRKGFGSSNSSSSLGDKDQHSRPHHHQQHPHNRHSSSHHNHKSSSIQKETPKKKPKLELKPSNGDRLTSTFSLTSSSITQSMDSGGTDNFILISQLKEEVMSMKRMLQQRDQTILEKDRKLTEIKADFQYQESNMRVKMNNMDKAHKESMEQQQTKNRELLKQVAALSKGKKFDRSGSSLT
- the fam76b gene encoding protein FAM76B isoform X1, which translates into the protein MATTALYACTKCNQRYPFEELSQGQQLCKECRIAHPMVKCTYCRSEFQQESKTNTICKKCAQNVKQFGTPKPCQYCNIIAAFIGTKCQRCTNSEKKYGPPQTCEQCKQQCAFDRKEEGRRKVDGKLLCWLCTLSYRRVLQKTKDQRKGFGSSNSSSSLGDKDQHSRPHHHQQHPHNRHSSSHHKLSGSLSPEQEPGLWKQSHKSSSIQKETPKKKPKLELKPSNGDRLTSTFSLTSSSITQSMDSGGTDNFILISQLKEEVMSMKRMLQQRDQTILEKDRKLTEIKADFQYQESNMRVKMNNMDKAHKESMEQQQTKNRELLKQVAALSKGKKFDRSGSSLT
- the fam76b gene encoding protein FAM76B isoform X5 encodes the protein MATTALYACTKCNQRYPFEELSQGQQLCKECRIAHPMVKCTYCRSEFQQESKTNTICKKCAQNVKQFGTPKPCQYCNIIAAFIGTKCQRCTNSEKKYGPPQTCEQCKQQCAFDRKEEGRRKVDGKLLCWLCTLSYRRVLQKTKDQRKGFGSSNSSSSLGDKDQHSRPHHHQQHPHNRHSSSHHNHKSSSIQKETPKKKPKLELKPSNGDSSSITQSMDSGGTDNFILISQLKEEVMSMKRMLQQRDQTILEKDRKLTEIKADFQYQESNMRVKMNNMDKAHKESMEQQQTKNRELLKQVAALSKGKKFDRSGSSLT
- the fam76b gene encoding protein FAM76B isoform X2; its protein translation is MATTALYACTKCNQRYPFEELSQGQQLCKECRIAHPMVKCTYCRSEFQQESKTNTICKKCAQNVKQFGTPKPCQYCNIIAAFIGTKCQRCTNSEKKYGPPQTCEQCKQQCAFDRKEEGRRKVDGKLLCWLCTLSYRRVLQKTKDQRKGFGSSNSSSSLGDKDQHSRPHHHQQHPHNRHSSSHHKLSGSLSPEQEPGLWKQSHKSSSIQKETPKKKPKLELKPSNGDSSSITQSMDSGGTDNFILISQLKEEVMSMKRMLQQRDQTILEKDRKLTEIKADFQYQESNMRVKMNNMDKAHKESMEQQQTKNRELLKQVAALSKGKKFDRSGSSLT
- the fam76b gene encoding protein FAM76B isoform X6, translated to MATTALYACTKCNQRYPFEELSQGQQLCKECRIAHPMVKCTYCRSEFQQESKTNTICKKCAQNVKQFGTPKPCQYCNIIAAFIGTKCQRCTNSEKKYGPPQTCEQCKQQCAFDRKEEGRRKVDGKLLCWLCTLSYRRVLQKTKDQRKGFGSSNSSSSLGDKDQHSRPHHHQQHPHNRHSSSHHNHKSSSIQKETPKKKPKLELKPSNGDSSITQSMDSGGTDNFILISQLKEEVMSMKRMLQQRDQTILEKDRKLTEIKADFQYQESNMRVKMNNMDKAHKESMEQQQTKNRELLKQVAALSKGKKFDRSGSSLT
- the fam76b gene encoding protein FAM76B isoform X7, with product MATTALYACTKCNQRYPFEELSQGQQLCKECRIAHPMVKCTYCRSEFQQESKTNTICKKCAQNVKQFGTPKPCQYCNIIAAFIGTKCQRCTNSEKKYGPPQTCEQCKQQCAFDRKEEGRRKVDGKLLCWLCTLSYRRVLQKTKDQRKGFGSSNSSSSLGDKDQHSRPHHHQQHPHNRHSSSHHKLSGSLSPEQEPGLWKQSSSITQSMDSGGTDNFILISQLKEEVMSMKRMLQQRDQTILEKDRKLTEIKADFQYQESNMRVKMNNMDKAHKESMEQQQTKNRELLKQVAALSKGKKFDRSGSSLT
- the fam76b gene encoding protein FAM76B isoform X3; protein product: MATTALYACTKCNQRYPFEELSQGQQLCKECRIAHPMVKCTYCRSEFQQESKTNTICKKCAQNVKQFGTPKPCQYCNIIAAFIGTKCQRCTNSEKKYGPPQTCEQCKQQCAFDRKEEGRRKVDGKLLCWLCTLSYRRVLQKTKDQRKGFGSSNSSSSLGDKDQHSRPHHHQQHPHNRHSSSHHKLSGSLSPEQEPGLWKQSHKSSSIQKETPKKKPKLELKPSNGDSSITQSMDSGGTDNFILISQLKEEVMSMKRMLQQRDQTILEKDRKLTEIKADFQYQESNMRVKMNNMDKAHKESMEQQQTKNRELLKQVAALSKGKKFDRSGSSLT